A single window of Rhodamnia argentea isolate NSW1041297 chromosome 5, ASM2092103v1, whole genome shotgun sequence DNA harbors:
- the LOC115753309 gene encoding homeobox-leucine zipper protein ATHB-13-like yields MAFFSANFMLQAPHDQDHEHPHRHHQHQILSSCTPQDYHGVASLLGKRSVSFTGIDVSDDPNNNNSNVNGEEDLSEDDGSQPGGEKKRRLNMEQVKTLEKNFELGNKLEPERKMQLARALGLQPRQIAIWFQNRRARWKTKQLEKDYDVLKRQFDAVKADNEALQAQNQKLQAEILALKSTREPAESINLNKETDQGSCSNRSENSSEIKLDITRTPPVESPVSGHAPPAAGRQLFPSSIRPAASGGLAVAQLFQNPSRPDHPMIVKEESSITNMFCSMDDHSGFWPWLE; encoded by the exons ATGGCCTTCTTCTCAGCAAATTTCATGCTTCAAGCCCCCCACGATCAAGATCACGAACACCCTCATCGCCATCATCAGCACCAGATCCTATCCTCTTGCACACCTCAAGACTACCATG GTGTTGCCTCCCTGCTGGGCAAGAGATCCGTGTCCTTCACAGGCATTGACGTGAGCGACGaccccaacaacaacaacagcaacgtCAATGGAGAGGAAGATCTGTCGGAAGATGATGGGTCGCAGCCCGGgggagagaagaagaggaggctcAACATGGAGCAGGTGAAGACGTTGGAGAAGAACTTCGAGCTCGGCAACAAGCTTGAGCCTGAGAGGAAAATGCAGCTCGCCAGAGCACTCGGCCTCCAACCCAGGCAGATCGCCATTTGGTTCCAGAACAGGAGGGCGAGGTGGAAGACGAAGCAGCTGGAGAAGGACTATGATGTGCTCAAGAGACAGTTCGATGCTGTGAAGGCTGACAACGAAGCCCTCCAAGCTCAGAACCAGAAGCTTCAAGCCGAG ATACTGGCACTCAAGAGTACCAGAGAACCAGCCGAATCCATCAACCTCAACAAAGAAACCGACCAGGGCTCCTGCAGCAACCGGAGCGAGAACAGCTCCGAGATCAAGCTCGACATCACGAGGACGCCGCCTGTCGAGAGCCCGGTCTCAGGCCACGCTCCTCCGGCAGCAGGCCGCCAGCTGTTCCCCTCCTCGATAAGGCCTGCCGCCTCCGGGGGACTGGCGGTGGCACAGCTGTTCCAAAATCCCTCGAGGCCCGATCACCCCATGATAGTCAAGGAAGAGAGCAGCATCACCAACATGTTCTGCAGCATGGACGACCACTCCGGGTTCTGGCCATGGCTGGAGTAG